In the bacterium genome, one interval contains:
- a CDS encoding thrombospondin type 3 repeat-containing protein: VDNCPDFPNPLQIDGDSDGLGDGCDNCAVVANPLQEDVDADGYGDACDACTDTDGDGFANPGYSASTCTLDKCPAIYDPTNLDADNDGRGDPCDNCPNTSNPDQQDANGNGIGDACDYICGDADGSGGVSISDAVFLIGHIFGGGPAPDPLVSGDVNCSGGVTISDAVYLISYIFSGGPAPCASCP, from the coding sequence TGTCGACAATTGCCCGGATTTCCCGAATCCTCTCCAAATTGACGGTGACAGTGATGGGCTTGGAGATGGATGTGACAATTGCGCAGTTGTTGCCAATCCGCTGCAGGAAGATGTAGATGCCGATGGCTACGGTGACGCCTGTGATGCGTGTACCGACACAGATGGCGACGGCTTTGCTAATCCCGGATATTCCGCCAGCACATGCACGCTCGACAAGTGCCCGGCTATCTACGATCCGACAAACTTGGATGCGGATAACGATGGACGCGGCGACCCATGCGACAACTGCCCGAACACCTCAAATCCTGATCAACAAGACGCCAACGGCAACGGCATCGGCGATGCCTGCGACTACATCTGCGGCGACGCCGATGGGTCAGGCGGAGTCTCGATCTCGGACGCTGTGTTTCTTATTGGCCACATCTTTGGTGGCGGACCGGCGCCGGATCCTTTGGTTTCCGGTGATGTAAACTGCAGCGGCGGGGTCACCATTTCTGATGCAGTCTATTTAATCAGCTACATCTTCTCCGGCGGACCGGCGCCGTGCGCGAGCTGTCCGTAA